The proteins below come from a single Zea mays cultivar B73 chromosome 8, Zm-B73-REFERENCE-NAM-5.0, whole genome shotgun sequence genomic window:
- the LOC103636146 gene encoding GDSL esterase/lipase At4g10955, which translates to MANALPGQKTGEVTATQNPFEFHVYGPRHLSSPSWWDLLRSSWKDPSYRRMVIACFIQGVYLLELDRQDKRDERTALAPQWWRHFMYRLSQTLVDERDGSIYGAVLEWDRRALLAGYAPFRPAGAPAAVVALRGTLLSGATFRRDVVDDLRFLAWDSLKGSVRFAGALAALRSAARRHGTGNVCVGGHSLGAGFALQVGKALAKEGVFVECHVFNPPSVSLATSLRGFAETAGEMWGYVRAWLPYVGSAAAADAGGEAKEVSLGRAGTAKWLPHLYINTNDYICCYYTDTAAGTATVTARGGSGGSKVAGGDGGIGKPGLARMLTVSKGPTKFLDAHGLQQWWADDVELQVALNHSKLIDRQLRSLYAAQPASPQVNQ; encoded by the exons ATGGCCAATGCACTGCCAGGCCAGAAAACCGGCGAGGTCACGGCGACGCAGAATCCGTTCGAGTTCCATGTGTACGGGCCGCGACACCTGTCGTCCCCCAGCTGGTGGGATCTCCTCCGTTCGAGCTG GAAGGATCCCAGCTACCGGCGGATGGTGATCGCGTGCTTCATCCAGGGGGTGTACCTGCTGGAGCTGGACCGGCAGGACAAGCGCGACGAGCGCACCGCCCTTGCGCCGCAGTGGTGGCGCCACTTCATGTACAGGCTCTCCCAGACACTCGTCGACGAGCGCGACGGCTCCATCTACGGCGCCGTGCTCGAGTGGGACCGCCGGGCCTTGCTGGCTGGCTACGCGCCGTTCCGCCCCGCCGGCGCCCCGGCCGCCGTCGTGGCGCTCCGCGGCACGCTGCTGAGCGGGGCCACGTTCCGGCGCGACGTCGTGGACGACCTCCGGTTCCTGGCCTGGGACAGCCTCAAGGGCTCCGTGCGGTTCGCCGGCGCGCTGGCCGCGCTGCGGTCCGCGGCGCGCAGGCACGGCACGGGGAACGTGTGCGTGGGCGGGCACTCGCTGGGCGCCGGGTTCGCGCTCCAGGTGGGCAAGGCGCTGGCCAAGGAAGGCGTGTTCGTGGAGTGCCACGTGTTCAACCCGCCGTCGGTGTCTCTGGCCACGAGCCTCAGGGGCTTCGCGGAGACGGCCGGCGAGATGTGGGGCTACGTGCGCGCGTGGCTGCCCTACGTGGGCTCGGCTGCGGCGGCGGACGCGGGCGGCGAGGCCAAGGAAGTGTCGCTGGGGCGCGCCGGGACGGCCAAGTGGTTGCCGCACCTGTATATCAACACCAACGACTACATCTGCTGCTACTACACCGACACTGCGGCCGGGACGGCGACCGTGACGGCCAGAGGAGGGAGCGGGGGCAGTAAGGTTGCTGGAGGGGACGGTGGCATCGGCAAGCCGGGGCTGGCGAGGATGTTGACGGTGTCCAAGGGGCCGACCAAGTTCCTTGATGCGCACGGGCTGCAGCAGTGGTGGGCTGACGATGTGGAGCTGCAGGTCGCCCTCAACCACAGCAAACTCATCGACCGCCAGCTCAGGTCGCTCTATGCCGCGCAGCCGGCCTCGCCGCAAGTGAACCAGTAG
- the LOC103636147 gene encoding uncharacterized protein At4g18257, with product MSLPSATAPSSSGATQPLPTEQQGVSRERRMESLGWLTESAVMPKKHKAIEGVGAASILDLKAQLYRTQEEARNPIAPSAVAAAASGGEFRRAKIRSAPTDPLGAKNSGVESRAHKDKLELKAVKDGSESYAALEKKAELYEKLSRGELPDEEDKEKYCVDFFQKGFDRVYEPQIPECSHRATDGAEPVNDREDSMPNAKPLGLGRAGTTIDRDEHKRFVREVHEEVTEARQKASTVRSRRQEQDAARREKLRQAYLKKRLEKLIAEKQASSTSD from the exons ATGTCGTTGCCGTCAGCGACCGCACCGTCCTCTTCGGGCGCGACGCAGCCCTTGCCAACGGAGCAGCAGGGAGTCTCGAGGGAGCGGCGGATGGAGTCGCTGGGTTGGCTGACGGAGTCGGCGGTGATGCCGAAGAAGCACAAGGCCATCGAGGGCGTCGGCGCCGCCTCCATCCTCGACCTCAAGGCACAGCTCTACCGCACCCAGGAAGAGGCCCGAAACCCCATCGCCCCCAGCGCCGTCGCGGCCGCTGCTTCTGGTGGGGAGTTTCGCCGCGCAAAGATACGCTCCGCACCCACCGACCCCCTCGGGGCCAAGAACTCCGGCGTTGAATCCCGGGCGCACAA GGATAAGCTGGAGCTTAAAGCCGTGAAAGACGGTTCAGAAAGCTATGCTGCTCTGGAAAAGAAAGCAGAGTTGTATGAAAAGTTATCCAGAGGTGAACTACCTGATGAAGAAGACAAGGAAAAATACTGTGTGGATTTCTTCCAAAAAGGTTTCGATCGGGTTTATGAGCCTCAGATACCAGAATGTAGCCACAGAGCCACTGATGGTGCGGAACCGGTAAACGATCGTGAAGATTCTATGCCTAATGCCAAACCATTGGGCCTTGGCCGAGCAGGCACTACAATCGACAGAGATGAACACAAGCGCTTTGTGAG GGAAGTTCACGAGGAAGTAACTGAGGCAAGGCAGAAGGCCTCAACAGTAAGATCTCGACGACAAGAGCAGGATGCTGCTCGTAGAGAGAAACTCAGGCAAGCTTACCTGAAGAAACGATTGGAGAAGTTGATTGCTGAAAAACAGGCCTCTTCAACCAGTGATTGA